A segment of the Pyruvatibacter sp. genome:
AGGCAGAAGCAGGGCTTGGCATTGCAATGGATGATGCACAGTCCGGCGGTATGCCTCAGCTCGACTTTTCCACCTTTGCACCGCAGTTGATATGGCTGCTGCTGACGTTTGGCGTGCTCTATTTCCTGATGTCGCGCGTGGCTCTGCCGCGCGTGGCACAGGCGCTGGAAATCCGGCGGGACCGGATCGCCAACGATCTGGACCAGGCCGCACAGTTCAAGGCTGAAACGGACGCTGCCATTGAGGGCTACGAAACGGCGCTGGCGGAAGCCCGTGCCAAGGCCCATCAGATTGCGTCTGACACCCGCGAGGAGCTGGGTCGCGAGACCGATGCCCTTCGTGACAAGCTGGAAGCAGAACTGGACCAGAAGCTGGAAGCAGCAGAAGCCCGGATCACTGCCACCAAAACCGACGCCATGAGCAATGTGCGCGGCATAGCGGCTGATGTTGCCGCTGCCGTTGTGGCACAGCTTGGCATTTCCGGCGTTGATGCTGCGAAGGTTTCGCAGGCGGTTGACGCGGAACTGAAGGGCTAGAGGAGCCAAAGCATCATGTTGTCGCTTTTTTCCGATAGCAGTTTCATTACTGCCATTTCGTTTTTTGGCTTTGTCGGGCTGCTGCTGTATTTCGGCGTTGCCGGGCGCATCACGTCGGCGCTTGATGCGCGCGCTGATGCCATCAAGACCGAGCTGGAAGAAGCCCGCAAGCTGCGCGAAGAAGCGCAGGCCCTGCTGGCCCAGTATCAGCGCAAGCAGCGCGACGCCGAGGAAGAGGCGCAGGAAATCGTGTCGCAGGCACGCCACGAGGCCGAACGTCTGGCTGCTGAAACAAAAGTAAAACTCGATGAGCAGGTGGCACGGCGCACAGCCCTTGCCGAACAGAAAATTGCCATGGCTGAATCACAGGCCATGAAGGATGTCCGCGACGCTGCAACGGAAGTGGCCATTGCGGCCGCCGCCAAAGTGCTGGCCGAAACCAGCGATGATGCCCGTCAGGACGCCCTCATAAATGACAGCCTGGATCAGGTGCGCCAGCGTCTCGTTTAGGCAGGGTTGCAGCAACCGAGTAAAACGCCCCGCCCTCATCGGCGGGGCTTTTTGTTGACCACGGTGTGCGCTGAAACACCATCTGGAAGGATGGTCTCGCGGCCAGCGCATCCTGGATCCTCCGGTCAAGCCGGAGGATGGTAGTTTGGCGGTGGCGTTAGGCCTTGTGCTTTTCAACAACGATAGAACCCCGCCATCCTCCGGCTTGACCGGGGATCCACGCGGCGGCTAAACGGCCTCAATGGTTAGTTCGGGCCACATGCCTTGCCATCGCGCGCACTTGGCAGCGTAGTGCTCGGCTAAAAAGTTGGCACTCGCGTTCGGGCGAATGCGCAACTGCGCCATGTCGTCGAGGCCATCAGGCGCATAGATGCGCTGCTGTCCGTCAAGCGACACGCCGACCTTGCAGGCGATCGCCAGAAAGCGATCAATGCCCTCGCAGGCGGAAGACAGCGGCGCGTAGTCGATGCCGAAATGATCTTTGTACCAAAGGTGCACGCGTGCCTGATTGCGCACCTCGATACTGATGTCGAGATCCTGGAACAGGTCTGCCGCACGGCGTATCTGCTCGTCCTCCGCTTCGTAGGATGTGTCGCGATCAAAATAGAAAATGTCATAGTCCTTGATACCGTGTCCGGCGGGCCGGTCTGTCAGCGCGTTCCAGACGGTCTGAAACAGGCTGCCTGAGACCAGCCACGCATCAGCAAGACCAAGCGTCGGCGCACGATGCAGAATGGCAGCATTGGCCGGGTTTCTTTGAATGAGGGTGAGAAAGTCGGCGTCGGTCACTTTCAGACCTTACGCCGATTCTTTCTTGTACCAGCCCACTGCCGTATCCCCGGGCTTGACCCGGGGCCTACTCGCATTTGCGACCCTGCACCTAGGATTTGAGCACCGCCCGAAGCAACACCAAATGCACTCTCAGTGGCTTTTCCCTGCAGATCAGCGAGTGGACCCCGGGTCAAGCCCGGGGATACGGGAATGAGGCGAAGCGCCATTACTACTGCTCGAGCGCGCTACCCCTATTCCGCTGCCTGCGCCGGGGCTGGTGGTGTCCAGCGCAGCACCGGGTTGCGGGCGGCGGTGGTTTCATCAAGGCGGCGGCGTGGTGTGAGTTCGGGGGCGTTCTTGAAGCGTTGCGTATCGCCGGCTTTTGCAGCTTTGGCAAGATCCAACATGCAGCCGATGAACTCGTCCAATGTCTCCTTGGACTCGGTTTCCGTTGGCTCAATCAGCATCGCGCCATGCACAACAAGCGGGAAATAGACCGTCATCGGGTGGTAGCCCTCGTCGATCATTGCCTTGGCAAAGTCCAGCGTCTCAATGCCGGTTCCCTTGAGGAAGCGATCATCGAACAGTGCCTCGTGCATACACGGACCCTCAAAGCTCGCCGTCATTTCGCTCTTGAGGGTTTCCAGCACGTAGTTGGCGTTCAGCACGGCGTCTTCGGCCACTTGCCGCAGACCATCCGAGCCGTGGCTCATCATGTAGGACAGCGCGCGGACGAACATGCCCATCTGGCCGTGGAAGGCGACCATGCGGCCAAACGGCGTTGCGTCTGACGATGCGTCGTCCTCCACCAGCCGCAGACCTTTTGCATCGCTCACCACATAAGGCAGCGGCGCGAAGGGGGCCAGGGCATCCGAGAACACTACAGGGCCTGCACCGGGACCACCGCCGCCATGAGGTGTGGAAAATGTCTTGTGCAGGTTGATGTGCATGGCATCCACGCCCAGATCGCCCGGCTTCACGCGGCCGACAATGGCGTTGAAGTTGGCGCCGTCGCAATAAAAATAGCCGCCTGCCTCGTGAACGGCATCGGCAATTTTGCGGATGTCACGTTCGAACAGGCCGCAGGTGTTGGGGTTGGTGAGCATGATGCCCGCAACGTCCGGGCCGAGCTTGGCCTCGAAGGCTGCAAGGTCCACGCGGCCTTCGTCGGTGGCTGGAATGGCGTCAACGGTAAAGCCGCAGGCTGCCGCCGTTGCCGGGTTTGTGCCGTGGGCACTTTCAGGCACCAGAATGCGGGTGCGGGTGGCTGCTTCGCCCCGCGCTTCAAGGGCTGCGCGCATGGCCATGATGCCGCACAGCTCACCGTGGGCACCTGCCTTGGGCGACATGGCGACGGCAGGCATCCCGGTAAGCTCCATCAGCCAGCGGGCCAGTTCGTGCATGAGTTCGAGCGCGCCGGGCACAGTGGATTGCGGCTGCAGCGGGTGCACGTCCGCAAAGCCCGGAAGGCGCGCCATTTTTTCGTTGAGGCGCGGGTTGTGCTTCATGGTGCATGAGCCCAGCGGATAAAAGCCTGCGTCAATGGCATAGTTCTTCTGTGACATGCGCACGAAATGGCGGACCACTTCAGGCTCTGACAGACCGGGAAGGCCAACGGCCCCCTTGCGTTCAAGGCCGCCAAGGCGTGACGCCACACCGTCGGGTTCGGGCAGGTCCACGCCGCAGGCACCCTCGCGGCCGCGCTCGAAAATCAGCTGCTCTTCGTGGTCAAGACCGCGATGGCCGGTGAATGTTGTTTTACTGCTCATGACAGAACCTCGGTAAGCGCTGCGGCATAGGCTGCGCGGTCAGCATCCGTGTTGACTTCAGTTGCGGCGACAATAATCAGATCACTGACCGATTTATCATCGGGCATCAGCCGTGACGCGGGCACACCGCCCAGCACGCCTTTTTCGGCAAGAGCCTCAATCACCTGCGCGGCAGGTTTAGGTGTCCGCACTGTGAACTCATTGAAGAATGCTGGTGTCAGCACGTCTGCACCGGGTACGGCAGACAACGCGTCCGCCAGCTTGATGGCGCTTTCGTGATTGAGGGCGGCAAGGCGGGTGAAGCCTTTTTCGCCCAGCAGGGCCAGATGAATGGTGAAAGCCAGGCAGCACAGACCCGAGTTTGTGCAGATGTTGCTGGTGGCTTTCTCACGGCGAATATGTTGTTCGCGGGTAGAGAGTGTCAGCACATAGCCGCGCTTGCCATCCGCATCCACGGTTTCACCGGCCAGACGGCCCGGCATCTGACGCACGTATTTCTGGCGGGTGGCGAACAGACCCACATACGGCCCGCCGAAATTAAGCGCGTTGCCGATGGACTGGCCTTCGGCCACCACAATATCTGCCCCCATCTCGCCGGGGGTCTTGAGGGCACCCATGGAAATGATTTCGGGAATGGCGACAATCATCAATGCGCCTTGGGCGTGCGCCGCAGCAGCAATGTCGGTCAGATCGCGCACATTGCCGAAAAAGTCCGGGTACTGAACGACGACGCAGGACGTGTCGTCGTCGATCCGGCCTGCAATGTCTTCAGCACTGGTCGGCGCGGCATCCAGCGCAACAACACCATCGCCTGCAAACCGGGCCGATGTCTCAATTACGGCGCGGTAATGCGGGTGCAGGTTGCCCGACAGCAGCGCCTTGTTGCGGCGGGTCACGCGGTGCGCCATCTGCACGGCTTCGCCACACGCGGTCGAGCCGTCATACATGGAGGCGTTGGCCACATCCATGCCGGTCAGCAGGGCTACCTGGGTTTGAAACTCGAACAGATATTGCAGCGTGCCCTGCGAGATTTCCGGCTGGTAAGGCGTGTAGGAGGTCAAAAACTCCGAGCGCTGGATCAGGTGATCCACCGAGGCGGGCACGTGGTGCTTGTAGGCGCCACAGCCAACGAAAAACGGCACGCTTCCCGCGCTCGTGTTTTTAGCGGCCATGGCAGACAAAGCGCGCTCGACCTCAAGTTCGCCCTGGTGAGGCGGCAGATCAAATGTGTGCTTGATGCGCGCGGCTTCCGGCACATCAATGAACAGATCATCAATGCTTTTGGCACCAATGACGCCGAGCATCTGCTGGCGGTCGTCCGCCGTGAGGGGAAGGTAACGCATCAATCGAGCTCCGCCAGATAGGTTTTGTACTCGTCTTCGGACATCAGTTTTTCGAGTTCGCTGGTGTTGCTCAGCCTGAGCTTGACGAACCAGCCGCTGCCCATTGCGTCGTCATTGACGCCGGCAGGCGCATCCGCCAGCCCGTCATTGATTTCGATAACTTCGCCGGAGACCGGCGCATAGACCTCAGAGGCCGCCTTGACCGATTCGACAACGGCAGCCTCGTCGCCCTGCCCCACGGTTTTGCCGATGTCGGGCAGTTCCACATATACAACGTCGCCCAGTTGCTCCTGCGCGTAATCGGTAATGCCCACGGTGGCGGTATCGCCTTCAACGCGCACCCATTCGTGGTCCTTGGTGTATTTGATATCAGCCATGTCGATTCCTATTTTGCGTAGCGATGGGGCGCGAAGGGCAACCTGGCCACATGCGCGGTGCGCGGCTTGCCACGCACAATGAGATCAAGAGAAGTGCCTACCTTGGCGTGCGCTAAGGCCACATAGCCCATGGCGACGGGGCCGTCTGTGGTGGGGCCAAAGCCGCCGGAGGTGATTTCGCCCACCGCCGCGCCTGCCACCTGTATTTCGGTGTGGCCGCGCGCGGGGGCCTTGCCGTCGGGCAGAATGCCGACGCGCTTGCGCGACGGGCCATCGGCAAGCTCCCTGAGAATACGCTCCGCACCCGGAAAATCTCCGGCCACACGGCGGTGTTTGGGAATGACCCAGGCAATGGAGGCTTCAACGGGCGAGGTTGTTTCGTCAATGTCATTGCCGTAGAGACAAAGCCCGGCCTCAAGACGCAGGCTGTCGCGGGCACCAAGGCCGATCGGCTCCACTTCATCATGCGCCAGCAGCGCGCGAGCCATCGTCTGCGCGTGGGCAGCCGGTACGGAGATTTCAACGCCGTCTTCGCCGGTATAGCCCGAACGGCTGACGTGGCAGTCGATGCTTTGCCCCCCGACAACAAACTCCGCGCTTGTGGCGCTCATGAAAGTAAGGTCAGCGGCCTGGGGGCAATGACGCGCCATTACCTCAACTGCCGCTGGCCCCTGAAGGGCAAGCAGCGCACGTTCAGTGGCCGGAGCCAGCGTAACACCTTGTGGCAGGCACGACGCGATGTGCGCGTAGTCAACATCCTTGCGCGAGGCATTGACCACCAGAAACAGGCGGCCATCGTCATCGGCTGATGCTGAACGCGCGACCATCAGGTCATCGATGATGCCACCGTCGTCGGTGAGGAGAACTGTGTAACGCTGCTGGCCGCGCGCAAGGCCCCGCATGTCACCGGGCACCAGGGCTTCGAGCGCGCGCGCCGTGGTCTCATGGTCCGGCCCTTCAAGAAACGCCTGCCCCATGTGCGAAACATCAAACAGACCGGCTTTGGCACGGGTGTGGTTGTGTTCGCCAAGCACGCCGAGCGGATATTGCACCGGCATATCGTAGCCTGCGAAGGGGACCATTTTGGCCCCCAGCTCCACATGCAGCGAATGCAGGGGAGTTGTTTTCAGATCGTGAGAAGAACCATCAGCCACTGGGTATTTGCTTTCGACAGACTCATGAGACCGCCCGCCCCCGGCGCTCAACATAAAGAGCCAATGGCAAAGCGCCCCCTCTGTCGAAAAACCTGAGAGATTCACCCAACCTGAAGCGATGTGCTGTAACCGGCACAAGCCTCGGTGGCGGGCTTACTCCTTCGGTGAGCGTCGCAAAATGACCTGCGCACTGCTTTCCAGAGTGTCATCCCCACGCGGTCCCTGGTGCCTGAGAGTTTCCGGGGCGGTTGCTCCTTCGGCGCCTTTGGGCAGGTGTTCAAACATGAAACCACCCACCCGCCAGTCTCTCCCGCGCGGGTTAGGCTGACCGATGCGATGATAGGGAGGCGCGGGCAGGAGTCAACGAAGCCAACTCAATATGAGCAACAAAGCTGGGGATATGTGGCACCAGCGCCGCGCGTTTTGGCGGCGCCCATGCCGGCACGATGCATGATGATCAAAAGCGGGCGCGGCGGCGATTCTCTTCGACCTGTTCAGGTGTCAGCTCAAAACCGATGACGACCTCATAAAGGCGACCGTCTTCCTCACCCACCTCCCAGGTTAGCCCCCTGAATGTACGGGTATAAACCGCCTGTCGCTGGCCCTGCTCGAACTCGACCTCGGCCTCAAACGTGGAACGTTGGAGAATGGTCTCGCCGTTGCGGGTGACAGCCACAAAGATGGGGGCCGTCACGACGCTTCGTGAGGCGGCCGGGCCTGCGGTCACACCCATGGACAGCGCGTAGTCCACGTCAATTTCGGTATCGTCGTAGGAGCACTCGGCAACCGCATCCAGAAGTTCCCAGCGATACGCCACATCGGTGATGTCGCGGCCCTGGGCGTCGCGATACTCGGTTTTGAGTTGAGCATCGGCCAGAATGCCCGCGTTCGGGCAGCCGCGTTTGACAGCGACTTCACGGTCGGCACCGCTCCACCACCCGCACCCGGCGATGAGAAGGGCTGCGGCTGCCATAAATCCAACGCGTGAGACTGAGCGTATAAAGGGAAATACCCTTGATAGACTGGGGTTTTTTACTGCTGCCATTCGGTATTTCAATGCCTTGACTTGGGGGGCCGGGTGGCTCACTTACGCTTGGAGACTGCCGCTTGAAGACTGTGAGAACAAAGTATCGCAGTCAGATGGTGAGCGGGTAGGAACAGTAAGCCAAGCGCGCCCACCCCAGCAAGGCACAACACGCGAGGGATGTTGGTGACAAGGTTCTTTGTGCCCGTGAGAGTTTTGTTTTGGCCGTAATGCGGAAAGACCGTTCGTGACCCAGCGCCCTCCTGTTTCCAT
Coding sequences within it:
- a CDS encoding ATP F0F1 synthase subunit B (Produces ATP from ADP in the presence of a proton gradient across the membrane. Subunit B is part of the membrane proton channel.); protein product: MLSLFSDSSFITAISFFGFVGLLLYFGVAGRITSALDARADAIKTELEEARKLREEAQALLAQYQRKQRDAEEEAQEIVSQARHEAERLAAETKVKLDEQVARRTALAEQKIAMAESQAMKDVRDAATEVAIAAAAKVLAETSDDARQDALINDSLDQVRQRLV
- the gcvH gene encoding glycine cleavage system protein GcvH — translated: MADIKYTKDHEWVRVEGDTATVGITDYAQEQLGDVVYVELPDIGKTVGQGDEAAVVESVKAASEVYAPVSGEVIEINDGLADAPAGVNDDAMGSGWFVKLRLSNTSELEKLMSEDEYKTYLAELD
- the gcvPB gene encoding aminomethyl-transferring glycine dehydrogenase subunit GcvPB, producing the protein MSSKTTFTGHRGLDHEEQLIFERGREGACGVDLPEPDGVASRLGGLERKGAVGLPGLSEPEVVRHFVRMSQKNYAIDAGFYPLGSCTMKHNPRLNEKMARLPGFADVHPLQPQSTVPGALELMHELARWLMELTGMPAVAMSPKAGAHGELCGIMAMRAALEARGEAATRTRILVPESAHGTNPATAAACGFTVDAIPATDEGRVDLAAFEAKLGPDVAGIMLTNPNTCGLFERDIRKIADAVHEAGGYFYCDGANFNAIVGRVKPGDLGVDAMHINLHKTFSTPHGGGGPGAGPVVFSDALAPFAPLPYVVSDAKGLRLVEDDASSDATPFGRMVAFHGQMGMFVRALSYMMSHGSDGLRQVAEDAVLNANYVLETLKSEMTASFEGPCMHEALFDDRFLKGTGIETLDFAKAMIDEGYHPMTVYFPLVVHGAMLIEPTETESKETLDEFIGCMLDLAKAAKAGDTQRFKNAPELTPRRRLDETTAARNPVLRWTPPAPAQAAE
- the gcvT gene encoding glycine cleavage system aminomethyltransferase GcvT, with the protein product MADGSSHDLKTTPLHSLHVELGAKMVPFAGYDMPVQYPLGVLGEHNHTRAKAGLFDVSHMGQAFLEGPDHETTARALEALVPGDMRGLARGQQRYTVLLTDDGGIIDDLMVARSASADDDGRLFLVVNASRKDVDYAHIASCLPQGVTLAPATERALLALQGPAAVEVMARHCPQAADLTFMSATSAEFVVGGQSIDCHVSRSGYTGEDGVEISVPAAHAQTMARALLAHDEVEPIGLGARDSLRLEAGLCLYGNDIDETTSPVEASIAWVIPKHRRVAGDFPGAERILRELADGPSRKRVGILPDGKAPARGHTEIQVAGAAVGEITSGGFGPTTDGPVAMGYVALAHAKVGTSLDLIVRGKPRTAHVARLPFAPHRYAK
- the gcvPA gene encoding aminomethyl-transferring glycine dehydrogenase subunit GcvPA gives rise to the protein MRYLPLTADDRQQMLGVIGAKSIDDLFIDVPEAARIKHTFDLPPHQGELEVERALSAMAAKNTSAGSVPFFVGCGAYKHHVPASVDHLIQRSEFLTSYTPYQPEISQGTLQYLFEFQTQVALLTGMDVANASMYDGSTACGEAVQMAHRVTRRNKALLSGNLHPHYRAVIETSARFAGDGVVALDAAPTSAEDIAGRIDDDTSCVVVQYPDFFGNVRDLTDIAAAAHAQGALMIVAIPEIISMGALKTPGEMGADIVVAEGQSIGNALNFGGPYVGLFATRQKYVRQMPGRLAGETVDADGKRGYVLTLSTREQHIRREKATSNICTNSGLCCLAFTIHLALLGEKGFTRLAALNHESAIKLADALSAVPGADVLTPAFFNEFTVRTPKPAAQVIEALAEKGVLGGVPASRLMPDDKSVSDLIIVAATEVNTDADRAAYAAALTEVLS
- a CDS encoding nucleotidyltransferase family protein → MTDADFLTLIQRNPANAAILHRAPTLGLADAWLVSGSLFQTVWNALTDRPAGHGIKDYDIFYFDRDTSYEAEDEQIRRAADLFQDLDISIEVRNQARVHLWYKDHFGIDYAPLSSACEGIDRFLAIACKVGVSLDGQQRIYAPDGLDDMAQLRIRPNASANFLAEHYAAKCARWQGMWPELTIEAV
- a CDS encoding F0F1 ATP synthase subunit B; translated protein: MADTSMTSDYETPIILAQNTAGETSVLVIGEQAEAGLGIAMDDAQSGGMPQLDFSTFAPQLIWLLLTFGVLYFLMSRVALPRVAQALEIRRDRIANDLDQAAQFKAETDAAIEGYETALAEARAKAHQIASDTREELGRETDALRDKLEAELDQKLEAAEARITATKTDAMSNVRGIAADVAAAVVAQLGISGVDAAKVSQAVDAELKG